The nucleotide sequence AGGAGTCTTACACAAATCTTTACTATTCTATCAGGGATAGGAGTCAAAACGATAAACTCGATTTAGATGTTTGTTGCTTTAATCGTGCTTTTGATCATCCCTTGCTAAAGAGAGCAACCTGTTATATTAATAATCTTAATGTTGCCATCTCAAATCCTATAACTTGGTTAATATCCGTTTTTCAATCTGAAGGAGACTCTAATATGGAAACGATGAAATTGCGATCGCATATTGGAATCAATGGCATATTGCAAATCCAAATGCCTACCGATCTTAAAAATACTTCTGTTGAAGTGGTAGTCGTTTTACAGCCGTTACCATCTGAGGAAACTCAACCCCAGTATAACGCTTGGGGAAAACTAACAACTAAAGAATCAATGACTGAAGCCGTTACCCAAATCCAACAATTACGAAAAAAAGTAGGATTAGATAAAAATTCAATTCGAGAAATGATTGAAGAAGGACGTAGGTTTTAATGCGGTTTATATTAGATTGTTCCGTAGCAATTAGTTGGTGTTTAGTGGATGAAAATAATGATTATGCTAATACTATACTGACAATAATGCCCAATTGTGAAGTTTATGTACCGAGCATTTGGTCACTAGAAATTGCTAATACTTTATTGGTTGCTGAACGCCGTAACCGGATCACACCTGAGCAATCAGAGTTAGCTATTGCTTTATTACAATCACTATTAATTCATATTGACGAAGCTACGAATATTCATGCACTCTCGTCAACTTTGGTACTGGGAAGAAAAGAAGGTTTAGCAGCCTATGATGCAGCTTATTTAGAGTTAGCATTACGGTTGAAATTGCCGATTGCAACACTTGATACCCGGTTGGCGGAAGCTGCAACTCGCTGTGGAGTGCAGTTGCTCGTTGTTGAGATCAACAAAGCCTAATATTGTTATTTCAATCAACTCCTAACCATGCTTTCCCCCGTGCTATTAATTCTTCTAAACTCTCAAACAGCCAAAATCGTACTGTTCCATCAGTATAAACTGCAACAATATTTTTACAGTCGGGCGTAAAACAGACACCTAAAACAGAACTATCCAACTCAATAAAATCAGGTTCACCTTCTAACAAATTGCCCTTATATCCTCGAAAATCTGCTAACAAATTTCCCTGTAAATCCCAAACTTTAACAGTTCCATCATCGGAACCAGTAACAAGGTATTGACCATCAGAGCTAAAACATACAATGGTTATTAAACCTGTATGATCTATGAAGGTATGTAATGCTTCTCCTTCTATATTCCAAAGCTTTGCTGTTTTGTCACGGGAACCAGTAGCGAGATATTGACTATCGGGGCTAAAACATACACTTGTTATCCAGTCGCTATGACAATCGAACGTTTTCAACAGTTCTCCCTCGATATTCCAGAGTTTAGCAGTTTTGTCAAGGGAAGCAGTGGCTAAATAGTGGCCATCTGGGCTGAAGCATACACCCATTACTGTATTAGAGTGGCCTTTGAAACTTCTCCGCCGTTTTGTTTGTACATTCCAAAGTTTAGCAGTTTTGTCATCAGAAGCAGTCGCTAAAAATTGACCATCAGGGCTAAAACATACATCCATTACTGTTTCAGAGTGGCCTATGAAAGTTTTACATCGTTGTGTTTGTAGATTCCACAGTTTAACATTTGTATCATCAGAAGCAGTCGCTAAAAACTTACCATCTGGACTGAAACACAAACCCAGTGTATAATTATAGTAATCTTTAAAGTAATGCAGTCGTTTTCCAGTAAAATTCCAGATCTCTACTTTTTCCTGAGCAGCAGCAGTAGCCAGGTATTGACCATCAAAACTAAAACATACACTTGTTAGGCATTCCGAATCCATCTTGAAAGTTTTCAAGTGATTTCCCTCAATATTCCAAAGTTTGACAGTTTGGTCATAAGAAGCAGTAGCAAGGTATTGACTATCAGGACTAAAGCACACACTTGTTATCACCGCAGAATGATGCCTCAAGGTATATAACAATCGTCCTGGCTTATACAAACCGTTATCTAACCATTCTTGCTCATGTATATCCCAAAGTTTAATTGTTTTATCACTGGAAGCAGTAGCAAGATATTTTCCATTAGGACTAAAACATACGCTCATTACCCAACCTCTATGCCCTTTTAAGGTAGTCTTTAATTCTTCTGTCTCTATATGCCAGACGTTGGTAGTTTTATCAGTGGAAGCAGTAGCAAGGTATTGACCATCAGGACTAAAACACACACTTGTTATCCTCGCAGAATGACTTCTGAAGGTAGCTTGGCATTGCTTAGTTTCTAAATTCCAAAGTTTAGTGGTTTTGTCAGCAGAAGCAGTTGCTATATATTGACTATTTGGGCTAAAACATACACTTGTTACTTGATCAGAGTGACCGTTAAAGGTTTTCAATTCTTTTCCTTGAAAATTCCAAAGTTTAGCAGTATTGTCATGAGAAGCGGTAGCAAGGTATTGGCTATCAGGACTAAAACACACACTTGTTATTTCATCAGAATGACCTGTGAAGGTGTACAAAAATTGTCCCTGTATATGCCAAAGTTTAACGGTTTTATCGCGAGAAGCAGTTGCTATGTATTGACTATCTGGGCTAAAACACACACTCGTTACCTGGCTAGTATGACCTTTTAAACAATGTAACAATTGTCCGTGTACACCCCAAACTCGTGCAGTACCATCATAGGAAGCAGTTGCTATGTATTGACCATCAGAGCTAAAACACACACTCTTTATGCAGGCCTGATGACCTTTGAGTTCTCGCCCTTTGCGAATTTGGCTGAGGATTTGTTGTAAAGAAAAGTAAGGGGTAGCGACTGGTATATGATTGAGGAGTTCAGCATCATATTTAACGAGTTCTTGCCATTCTTGTCGTAGTTGTTGTAATTCTTCCGCAGCTTGAATCGCATCGCGTAGGGCTTGCAGATGGTCAATATTTCTATAAAATAATCTTAAAGTTTGTATTCCTTGTCGCTCCAGTTGGGTTCCTTTTTGGACAAGTTCAAGAATTTTTGTGCCTTTTTCCTTCGCCTGTTTCAGTTCTTGACGTTCATAGTCTCGACTAGCATTCAAAAAATCT is from Planktothrix sp. FACHB-1365 and encodes:
- a CDS encoding type II toxin-antitoxin system VapC family toxin, producing the protein MRFILDCSVAISWCLVDENNDYANTILTIMPNCEVYVPSIWSLEIANTLLVAERRNRITPEQSELAIALLQSLLIHIDEATNIHALSSTLVLGRKEGLAAYDAAYLELALRLKLPIATLDTRLAEAATRCGVQLLVVEINKA
- a CDS encoding AAA-like domain-containing protein, encoding MSNQPIPFNDEYTLGGSLTVNDPTYVVRQADTELYESLKAGKFCYVLNSRQMGKSSLRVRTMHRLKQEGFACVEIDLTGIGSNQVSPEQWYTGIVYRIMRTFRLPSQLNWREWWNSSNFISPIQRLGELFEEFLLKSVSQNIIIFIDEIDSVLNCSFSTDDFFAFIRYCYNQRVNNSDYNRLTFCLLGVATPSDLIQDKTRTPFNIGQAIELKGFEFEEAKKSLINGIAKVVDAPENVLKSVLDWTGGQPFLTQKLCKLVFDKILEFPNHNVDELVESTMIENWEANDNPEHLRTIRDRILKDEAYTSRLLEIYQQLISSPTQTLRADNGYDKIKLQLSGLVVKKNGCLQVYNKIYQKVFNSNWLEQELANQRNFYHENLVAWRKSGRTDNRQLLTGGILEKALKDAKGRRLSDEDQDFLNASRDYERQELKQAKEKGTKILELVQKGTQLERQGIQTLRLFYRNIDHLQALRDAIQAAEELQQLRQEWQELVKYDAELLNHIPVATPYFSLQQILSQIRKGRELKGHQACIKSVCFSSDGQYIATASYDGTARVWGVHGQLLHCLKGHTSQVTSVCFSPDSQYIATASRDKTVKLWHIQGQFLYTFTGHSDEITSVCFSPDSQYLATASHDNTAKLWNFQGKELKTFNGHSDQVTSVCFSPNSQYIATASADKTTKLWNLETKQCQATFRSHSARITSVCFSPDGQYLATASTDKTTNVWHIETEELKTTLKGHRGWVMSVCFSPNGKYLATASSDKTIKLWDIHEQEWLDNGLYKPGRLLYTLRHHSAVITSVCFSPDSQYLATASYDQTVKLWNIEGNHLKTFKMDSECLTSVCFSFDGQYLATAAAQEKVEIWNFTGKRLHYFKDYYNYTLGLCFSPDGKFLATASDDTNVKLWNLQTQRCKTFIGHSETVMDVCFSPDGQFLATASDDKTAKLWNVQTKRRRSFKGHSNTVMGVCFSPDGHYLATASLDKTAKLWNIEGELLKTFDCHSDWITSVCFSPDSQYLATGSRDKTAKLWNIEGEALHTFIDHTGLITIVCFSSDGQYLVTGSDDGTVKVWDLQGNLLADFRGYKGNLLEGEPDFIELDSSVLGVCFTPDCKNIVAVYTDGTVRFWLFESLEELIARGKAWLGVD